The Thalassotalea psychrophila genome window below encodes:
- the rsmH gene encoding 16S rRNA (cytosine(1402)-N(4))-methyltransferase RsmH: MTTEFSHISVLLQESVDGLAIKPDGTYIDCTFGRGGHSGLILNTLGDNGRLIAVDRDPSAIESAQRFADDPRFSIVHNGFSNLADIANDLDITDKVDGILLDLGVSSPQLDDASRGFSFMKDGPLDMRMDTTKGQTASEWLMHADVEDITWVLRTFGEEKHAWRIANAIVDAREEEELTTTSQLAKIIKVAAPQREIKKHPATRSFQAIRMYINSELEQIENVLVAALDVLQEGGRLVVISFHSLEDRLVKQFMKKHSTGKKVPRGMPIPEVEIQKGKKLALVGKKLKPSKTEVSDNVRSRSSVLRVAVRLAKE; the protein is encoded by the coding sequence ATGACGACAGAATTTTCACACATTTCAGTTTTATTACAAGAGTCCGTTGATGGTTTAGCTATAAAACCAGACGGTACTTATATTGACTGTACCTTTGGCCGGGGCGGTCATTCAGGTTTGATCCTGAACACCTTAGGTGATAATGGCCGATTGATAGCGGTCGACAGGGATCCGTCAGCAATAGAGTCTGCGCAAAGATTTGCTGACGACCCCCGCTTTTCAATAGTGCATAACGGTTTTTCTAATTTAGCTGATATTGCAAACGACTTAGATATAACCGATAAAGTCGACGGTATTTTATTAGATTTAGGTGTGTCATCGCCGCAACTTGATGATGCCAGCCGTGGCTTTAGTTTTATGAAAGACGGTCCTTTAGATATGCGTATGGATACCACTAAAGGTCAAACGGCTAGCGAGTGGTTAATGCATGCTGATGTTGAAGATATTACCTGGGTGTTAAGAACTTTCGGTGAAGAAAAGCACGCTTGGCGTATTGCCAATGCCATTGTAGATGCCCGTGAAGAAGAAGAATTAACTACCACCAGCCAGTTAGCAAAGATTATTAAAGTAGCCGCGCCGCAACGTGAAATTAAAAAACACCCCGCAACTCGCAGTTTTCAAGCTATTCGTATGTATATCAATTCAGAGCTTGAACAAATTGAAAACGTATTAGTTGCCGCGTTAGATGTATTACAAGAAGGTGGTCGCTTAGTGGTCATTAGTTTTCACTCGCTAGAAGACCGATTAGTAAAGCAATTTATGAAAAAGCACAGCACAGGTAAAAAAGTACCTCGTGGTATGCCAATTCCAGAAGTAGAAATTCAAAAAGGCAAAAAACTTGCCTTGGTAGGTAAAAAGCTTAAACCAAGTAAAACTGAAGTCAGCGATAATGTACGTTCGCGCAGTTCAGTTTTGCGAGTAGCGGTACGTTTGGCCAAGGAATAA
- the tkt gene encoding transketolase: MTTRKQLANAIRVLSMDAVQQANSGHPGAPMGMADIAEVLWNDFLKHNPENPNWPDRDRFILSNGHGSMLIYSLLHLSGYELPIEEIKNFRQLHSKTPGHPEYGYTPGVETTTGPLGAGISNAVGMAIAEKTLAAQFNKPGHDIVDHFTYCFLGDGCLMEGISHEASSLAGTLGLGKLIAFWDDNGISIDGKVEGWFTDNTPARFEAYGWHVISDVDGHDPVAISNAIKAAQAETSKPTMICCKTVIGFGSPNKSGSHDCHGAPLGHDEVAAVREFLNWEEKESFVVPDEVYAGWDKKQQGVDRQAQWEEAFVEYKNAHPELASEFERRVITKELPANFAEKADEFIQASQASMANIASRKASQNSIEAFAPLLPELLGGSADLAGSNLTLWSGSKGISSDDASGNYLFYGVREFGMSGIMNGISLHDGFINYGATFLMFMEYARNAVRMSALMGIQNIFVYTHDSIGQGEDGPTHQPIEQVPNLRLTPNMTTWRPCDATESAVAWKAAIMNQDAPSALVFSRQGLTHQVRSPEQVENISKGGYILQDCVGTPDAILIATGSEMAITIAAANKLTEQGHKIRVVSMPSTNIFDAQDDDYQESVLPGSVDNIVAVEAAHKDFWYKYVGRKGAVIGMDTFGESAPGNVLLEHFGFTSDNIVNTTLSLLNK, from the coding sequence ATGACCACTCGTAAACAATTAGCTAACGCTATTCGCGTTTTATCTATGGACGCCGTTCAACAAGCAAACTCAGGTCATCCTGGGGCACCAATGGGTATGGCAGATATTGCCGAGGTGTTATGGAATGATTTTTTAAAACATAATCCAGAAAATCCTAATTGGCCTGACCGAGACCGATTTATTTTATCGAACGGTCATGGCTCTATGTTGATCTATTCTTTATTGCATTTATCTGGTTATGAATTACCTATTGAAGAAATTAAAAACTTCCGCCAATTACATTCAAAAACACCTGGCCATCCTGAATACGGTTATACACCTGGTGTTGAAACGACTACAGGTCCTTTAGGCGCAGGCATTTCAAATGCTGTCGGAATGGCAATAGCTGAAAAAACTTTAGCCGCACAATTCAATAAACCTGGTCATGATATTGTCGATCATTTCACTTATTGCTTTTTAGGCGATGGTTGTTTAATGGAAGGCATCTCTCATGAAGCAAGCTCATTAGCCGGTACTTTAGGCTTAGGCAAGTTGATTGCCTTTTGGGATGATAATGGTATTTCAATAGATGGCAAAGTTGAAGGTTGGTTTACTGATAACACCCCTGCCCGTTTTGAAGCCTACGGCTGGCATGTGATTAGTGATGTAGATGGTCACGATCCAGTTGCCATTAGTAATGCTATAAAAGCAGCACAAGCTGAAACAAGTAAACCAACGATGATTTGTTGTAAAACAGTAATTGGTTTTGGCTCTCCAAACAAATCAGGTAGCCACGATTGTCACGGCGCACCACTTGGTCATGATGAAGTCGCCGCAGTTCGAGAATTTTTAAACTGGGAAGAAAAAGAATCATTTGTTGTTCCTGATGAAGTTTATGCAGGTTGGGATAAAAAACAACAAGGTGTTGATCGCCAAGCTCAATGGGAAGAAGCATTTGTTGAATATAAAAATGCACATCCTGAACTAGCTAGTGAATTTGAACGCCGTGTAATTACTAAAGAATTACCAGCTAACTTTGCTGAAAAAGCCGATGAATTTATACAAGCCAGCCAAGCAAGCATGGCGAATATTGCCTCACGTAAAGCGTCGCAAAATTCGATTGAAGCATTCGCGCCTTTACTACCAGAGTTATTAGGTGGCTCTGCCGATTTAGCCGGTTCTAACTTAACCTTGTGGTCAGGTTCAAAAGGTATTAGTAGCGACGATGCATCGGGTAACTACTTATTTTATGGTGTTCGTGAATTTGGTATGAGTGGCATAATGAATGGTATCTCATTACATGATGGCTTCATTAACTACGGCGCTACTTTCTTAATGTTTATGGAATATGCACGTAATGCGGTTCGTATGTCTGCGCTTATGGGCATTCAAAACATTTTTGTTTATACACATGATTCAATTGGTCAAGGTGAAGATGGTCCAACCCATCAACCAATTGAGCAAGTACCTAATTTACGCCTAACGCCTAATATGACGACATGGCGCCCATGTGATGCCACTGAAAGTGCCGTTGCTTGGAAAGCTGCAATCATGAATCAGGATGCTCCTTCTGCATTAGTTTTCTCTCGCCAAGGTTTAACACATCAAGTGCGCAGCCCTGAGCAAGTTGAAAACATTTCTAAAGGTGGTTACATCTTACAAGATTGTGTTGGCACACCGGATGCAATTTTAATCGCAACTGGCTCTGAAATGGCTATTACAATTGCTGCCGCTAACAAGCTAACAGAACAAGGCCATAAGATACGTGTTGTTTCTATGCCAAGTACCAATATTTTTGATGCTCAAGATGATGATTATCAAGAATCAGTATTACCAGGCTCTGTTGACAATATTGTTGCGGTAGAAGCGGCTCATAAAGATTTTTGGTATAAATATGTTGGCCGTAAAGGTGCCGTAATTGGCATGGACACGTTCGGTGAATCTGCGCCAGGTAATGTATTACTTGAACACTTTGGCTTTACTAGCGACAACATAGTAAATACAACGTTATCACTTTTGAACAAATAG
- a CDS encoding peptidoglycan D,D-transpeptidase FtsI family protein, whose amino-acid sequence MTVKKAKRNQDNYKPTTIAWRFYVVLGLICLVYTGLVARAAYIQVIEPGSLIAKGDNRIHRNMLNDTHRGAIVDRNGIELAISVPVQTIYADPKIVIEQNGLDMNRRWKALAQVLNKDVDKLKSRIGTNPKRRFVYLARQVSPSMAGYVRELKIPGIYLRKESKRFYPAGEISAHLVGFTNVDDKGIEGLERLYNDRLTGEAGKKKYIKDAKGRKIEILENLDATDPQNVVLSIDQRIQALAYRELKSAVKSFKATSGSVVVVDVKTGEILAMVNGPSYNPNNRKGTATHRFRNRAITDIFEPGSTMKPLTVLTALEFGSAEADTVINTSPGSMRIGGRRVSDPRNYGKLTLTEILKKSSNMGTTKLALDVPKDFLLGKFFEMGFSEDTGTGLVGESSGMLSDRSRWSKFELATLSWGYGLAITPLQLVRFYSAIGNGGMKMPLTVLKDPSFNEGEQVLDAINTKAVLEMLEKVVTEGGGKKAKVEGYRVAGKTGTAIKAAAGGGYGNDYVGLFAGVAPVSDPRLAIVVVINEPGGDLYHGGEVAAPVFSRIMAGSLQYLNIAPDDETQISRWSKTFSDKQKGANDA is encoded by the coding sequence ATGACGGTTAAAAAAGCTAAACGCAATCAAGATAACTACAAACCGACCACCATCGCGTGGCGGTTTTATGTTGTCTTGGGTTTGATTTGTTTAGTGTATACCGGTTTGGTTGCCCGCGCGGCTTACATTCAAGTTATCGAGCCAGGCTCGTTAATTGCAAAAGGCGATAATCGCATCCATCGTAACATGCTTAATGATACCCATCGCGGTGCTATTGTTGACCGAAATGGTATTGAACTAGCTATTTCTGTACCTGTGCAAACTATTTACGCCGATCCTAAAATTGTGATTGAACAGAACGGTTTAGACATGAACCGTCGCTGGAAAGCGCTTGCCCAAGTACTTAATAAAGATGTAGACAAATTAAAATCTCGTATTGGAACTAACCCTAAAAGGCGTTTTGTTTACCTCGCTAGGCAAGTATCGCCATCAATGGCGGGCTATGTACGCGAACTGAAAATACCGGGTATTTATTTAAGAAAAGAATCGAAACGTTTTTACCCTGCCGGTGAAATCAGTGCACATTTGGTTGGTTTTACCAATGTTGATGACAAAGGTATTGAAGGTTTAGAACGTTTATATAACGATCGCTTAACTGGTGAAGCAGGCAAGAAAAAATATATAAAAGATGCGAAAGGCAGAAAAATTGAAATTCTTGAAAATTTGGACGCGACTGACCCACAAAATGTCGTATTGTCTATCGACCAAAGAATTCAAGCGTTAGCATATCGTGAGTTAAAATCGGCAGTGAAATCGTTTAAAGCGACTTCCGGTTCGGTAGTGGTGGTTGATGTTAAAACCGGCGAAATTTTAGCTATGGTGAATGGTCCTTCGTATAACCCAAATAATCGCAAGGGCACCGCTACACATCGCTTTCGTAACCGCGCTATAACCGATATTTTTGAACCAGGCTCTACAATGAAACCGTTAACTGTATTAACGGCATTAGAGTTCGGTTCAGCAGAGGCTGACACAGTAATTAATACGTCTCCAGGTTCAATGCGTATCGGTGGTCGTAGAGTTTCAGATCCACGTAACTATGGCAAATTAACTCTGACCGAAATCCTTAAAAAATCATCAAACATGGGCACAACAAAGCTGGCTCTTGATGTACCGAAAGACTTCCTATTAGGCAAGTTTTTTGAAATGGGTTTCTCTGAAGATACAGGTACAGGGCTTGTTGGTGAAAGCTCTGGCATGTTATCTGACCGAAGCCGTTGGTCAAAATTTGAATTGGCAACATTGTCTTGGGGTTACGGTTTAGCGATTACGCCTTTGCAGTTAGTTAGATTTTATTCTGCTATAGGCAATGGCGGTATGAAAATGCCATTAACAGTTTTAAAAGACCCTAGCTTTAATGAAGGTGAACAAGTACTTGATGCGATAAATACCAAAGCTGTTTTAGAAATGCTTGAAAAAGTAGTCACCGAAGGTGGTGGTAAAAAAGCTAAAGTTGAAGGTTACCGAGTTGCCGGGAAAACTGGTACCGCGATAAAAGCAGCTGCCGGCGGTGGTTATGGAAATGACTATGTAGGTTTATTTGCCGGGGTTGCGCCAGTATCTGATCCTCGCCTTGCCATTGTTGTGGTTATCAATGAACCTGGCGGTGATTTGTACCATGGCGGTGAAGTTGCTGCGCCGGTATTCTCAAGAATTATGGCTGGTTCATTACAGTATTTAAACATTGCTCCTGATGACGAAACGCAAATTAGTCGTTGGAGTAAGACATTTAGTGATAAACAAAAAGGAGCAAATGATGCTTGA
- a CDS encoding UDP-N-acetylmuramoyl-tripeptide--D-alanyl-D-alanine ligase: protein MIPLSLTEIASVVDGKIVNNHDKIIVESVCSDSRQLQQGDLFIALKGPNFDGHRFVEQAASIGCVAALVVEKQDVALPQIVVSDCYKALGELAAYVKAQVAPKTVAITGSSGKTTVKEMVAAILSRLGTVLATNGNFNNEIGVPLTLLRLETQHEYAVIELGANHIGEIAYTTGLTKPDVAVINNIAAAHLEGFGDLCGVARAKGEIFEGLGEQGVALYNQDTPYAHKWQWRLEGKNVRKFSCISPADAYCTDIRMNTKGCTSFTLNTHKGNIDIEVPVPGRHNVCNAVAAATVALEFGATLTDIKLGLRDMAPVKGRLNLINLPDDFTLIDDTYNANVESTKAAVELLASYSGRSILVLGDMAELGEDARTYHQEIGEHALEQHIDNILTLGVLSQSTSSVFEQDGRHFSSRELLVEHLANLLAQEDQAITVLVKGSRSARMELVVKDIKDWREKSTKNEVSPC from the coding sequence ATGATCCCATTATCCTTAACTGAAATAGCTAGCGTAGTTGACGGTAAAATAGTTAATAATCACGATAAAATCATCGTTGAAAGTGTCTGTTCTGATTCAAGACAATTGCAGCAAGGCGATTTGTTTATCGCCTTAAAAGGTCCTAATTTTGACGGTCATCGTTTTGTTGAGCAAGCCGCATCTATAGGTTGTGTTGCCGCGTTAGTGGTAGAAAAGCAAGATGTAGCTCTACCACAAATTGTTGTTAGCGATTGTTATAAAGCTCTAGGTGAACTAGCTGCATATGTAAAAGCCCAAGTTGCACCTAAAACTGTTGCTATAACTGGTAGTAGCGGAAAAACCACTGTAAAAGAAATGGTTGCGGCAATTCTATCTCGCTTAGGCACGGTACTTGCGACCAATGGGAATTTCAATAATGAAATTGGCGTGCCATTAACTTTATTACGCTTAGAGACGCAACATGAATATGCCGTTATCGAACTTGGCGCTAATCATATTGGTGAAATAGCCTATACCACAGGGTTAACTAAACCTGATGTTGCGGTCATTAATAACATTGCCGCTGCCCACTTAGAAGGCTTTGGCGATTTGTGTGGTGTAGCCCGGGCAAAAGGCGAAATTTTTGAAGGTTTAGGTGAACAAGGCGTTGCTTTGTATAACCAAGATACTCCATACGCGCATAAATGGCAGTGGCGTTTAGAAGGCAAAAATGTTCGTAAATTTTCGTGCATTAGCCCAGCTGATGCGTACTGTACTGATATTCGAATGAATACCAAGGGTTGTACTAGTTTCACCTTAAATACACATAAGGGAAATATCGATATAGAAGTACCAGTGCCAGGTAGACATAATGTTTGTAATGCTGTTGCTGCTGCTACCGTAGCACTGGAGTTTGGCGCTACGCTTACAGATATAAAACTTGGCTTACGTGATATGGCGCCAGTAAAAGGTCGGTTAAATTTAATCAACTTACCTGATGATTTCACCCTAATTGACGATACCTATAACGCTAACGTTGAATCGACAAAAGCGGCAGTAGAGTTATTAGCGAGTTACTCTGGAAGAAGTATTTTGGTCTTGGGTGATATGGCCGAACTTGGTGAAGATGCACGTACTTATCATCAAGAAATAGGTGAGCATGCTTTAGAGCAGCACATCGACAATATTTTAACTTTAGGTGTACTAAGTCAAAGTACATCTTCTGTATTTGAACAAGATGGTCGACACTTTTCATCGAGAGAATTGTTAGTTGAACATTTAGCAAATTTATTAGCACAGGAAGATCAGGCAATTACCGTATTAGTTAAAGGGTCACGTAGTGCCCGCATGGAATTAGTGGTTAAAGACATAAAAGATTGGCGCGAAAAGTCAACGAAAAATGAGGTTTCACCATGTTAG
- the pgi gene encoding glucose-6-phosphate isomerase, translating into MSARTNLPSWKFLKEHAISMKQHHMKDLFQNSDYRFNDFNLKLPAFLFDYSKNLITKETMAGLFTLARDCDLEQWREKMFKGDRINSTEDRSVLHVALRDRSGTPLIVDGENLTEKVNKALEQINIFSEKVRTGQWKGYSGKRIKDVVNIGVGGSNLGPQMVTEALKHYSDNSVRVHYVSNVDGTQIADILRPLDPENTLFIVSSKTFTTTETMTNAQTAMKWLVTSAFDESAIGKHFVAVSSNKVNACEFGIKAENIFDMWDWVGGRFSLWSAIGLPIAIDLGFDKFIELLEGAHEMDMHFKNAPLEQNAPVIMALLSVWNCTFLGSQSQAILPYDQPLHKLTAYLQQAEMESNGKSVNWQGQEVDYATVPSIWGEIGINGQHAFYQYLHQSNNVVPADFIGSVESVTPVQGHHDTLMANFFAQTEALMSGVNEQQVREDLKAKGRTQEYIDKVAPHKVHKGNRPTNTILLDRIEPKSLGSLIALYENKIFSQGIILEICSFDQWGVELGKGLANRIYDEIKAESLVANHDSSTRELINYYKVIKAKK; encoded by the coding sequence ATGTCGGCAAGAACCAATTTACCTAGTTGGAAGTTTTTAAAAGAGCATGCGATAAGCATGAAACAACATCACATGAAAGATCTGTTTCAAAATAGTGATTATCGCTTTAATGATTTCAACTTGAAGTTGCCGGCATTTTTGTTCGACTATTCAAAAAACCTGATTACTAAAGAAACAATGGCCGGTTTATTCACCTTAGCAAGAGATTGTGATCTTGAGCAATGGCGTGAAAAAATGTTCAAAGGCGATCGTATTAATAGCACCGAAGATCGCAGTGTTTTGCATGTGGCTTTAAGGGATCGTTCCGGTACACCGTTAATTGTTGATGGTGAAAACTTAACCGAGAAAGTAAATAAAGCTCTTGAGCAAATTAATATTTTCTCTGAAAAAGTACGTACCGGACAATGGAAAGGCTATTCAGGTAAGCGTATTAAAGATGTAGTGAATATTGGCGTTGGTGGTTCAAACCTTGGTCCACAAATGGTCACTGAAGCACTTAAGCACTACAGCGATAATAGTGTTCGAGTGCATTATGTATCTAATGTTGATGGCACTCAAATCGCCGATATATTAAGACCGTTAGACCCTGAAAATACTTTATTTATTGTTTCAAGTAAAACCTTTACTACCACTGAAACCATGACTAATGCCCAAACCGCGATGAAATGGTTAGTTACTTCAGCGTTTGATGAATCGGCCATTGGTAAACACTTTGTCGCTGTTTCTTCAAACAAAGTAAACGCGTGTGAATTCGGTATTAAAGCAGAAAATATCTTTGATATGTGGGATTGGGTTGGCGGCCGCTTTTCTTTATGGTCAGCAATTGGTTTACCTATTGCAATCGACCTTGGCTTTGACAAGTTTATTGAACTACTTGAAGGCGCTCATGAAATGGATATGCATTTTAAAAATGCACCATTAGAGCAAAACGCGCCAGTGATTATGGCACTATTAAGTGTGTGGAATTGCACATTTTTAGGCTCTCAATCACAAGCAATTTTACCTTATGACCAACCGCTGCATAAACTCACCGCGTATTTGCAACAAGCAGAGATGGAAAGCAATGGTAAGTCCGTAAACTGGCAAGGCCAAGAGGTAGACTACGCTACTGTACCGTCTATTTGGGGCGAAATTGGTATTAATGGCCAACATGCTTTTTATCAGTACTTACACCAGAGCAATAATGTAGTACCCGCTGATTTTATTGGCTCAGTTGAATCGGTAACTCCTGTACAAGGCCATCACGATACATTAATGGCTAACTTTTTTGCACAAACTGAAGCGCTGATGAGCGGTGTTAATGAACAACAAGTACGTGAAGATTTAAAAGCTAAAGGTCGTACGCAAGAATACATAGATAAAGTGGCTCCACATAAGGTGCATAAGGGAAACCGTCCTACCAACACTATTTTATTAGATAGAATTGAACCTAAATCATTAGGTAGCTTGATTGCTTTGTACGAAAATAAAATATTTAGCCAAGGTATAATCTTAGAAATTTGTTCATTTGATCAATGGGGTGTTGAATTAGGCAAAGGCTTAGCGAACCGTATTTATGATGAAATAAAAGCTGAAAGTTTAGTAGCCAATCATGATAGTTCAACTCGTGAACTTATTAATTATTATAAAGTTATCAAAGCTAAAAAATAA
- a CDS encoding UDP-N-acetylmuramoyl-L-alanyl-D-glutamate--2,6-diaminopimelate ligase, translated as MINKKEQMMLDFSANHFATFSIAKALAEFDITIDNIETKHLVNDSRFVEPGDIFAAVTGTLSAGNEYINSAVAKGACLVIAQCQNSSEHGTLNSVTEQGNTATVVNFFEFDKQLSLVSAYYYDKPFKNMSLIGVTGTNGKTSCCQLLAQLFTKNNHKSAIIGTLGAGTLDSLEKINNTTPGPTKLQQLLAKFSFNKIENVAMEVSSHALSQNRVDANMVDIAVFTNLSRDHLDYHGDMGTYADVKKRLFLGSAEQVLVLNVDDQYCQSWLGELPDENRQVMYSVNEANKHLLENNEFLLATNIVCHNQGVSFKLTSSWGNCEINSALLGEFNVANLLAAMAVLLVKGIELTDITKCTEHLVPVTGRMETYGATGKATAVVDYAHTPDGLEKALESAKAHCQGELWLVFGCGGDRDKGKRPMMGSIAEQYADHIVLTNDNPRSEEPSQIAADIKQGIKAINKVDVIIDRQQAVISALSRAKENDMVLCAGKGHEDYLIIGDETIAYHEREVVRQFYQGRAKS; from the coding sequence GTGATAAACAAAAAGGAGCAAATGATGCTTGATTTTTCAGCTAACCATTTTGCTACTTTTTCAATTGCTAAAGCGTTAGCTGAATTTGATATCACTATTGATAATATCGAAACTAAGCATCTGGTTAATGACTCTAGGTTTGTTGAACCAGGTGACATTTTTGCGGCAGTAACAGGTACTCTTTCTGCTGGTAACGAGTATATAAATTCAGCAGTAGCAAAAGGCGCCTGTTTAGTAATTGCTCAATGTCAGAACAGTAGTGAACACGGCACTTTAAATAGTGTAACCGAGCAGGGCAATACGGCTACAGTTGTTAACTTTTTTGAGTTTGATAAACAACTCTCCTTGGTTAGCGCTTACTACTACGATAAGCCGTTTAAAAATATGAGTTTAATTGGTGTTACCGGCACTAATGGTAAAACTAGCTGTTGTCAGTTGCTCGCACAATTGTTCACAAAAAACAATCATAAATCAGCTATTATTGGCACCTTAGGTGCAGGTACATTAGATAGCTTAGAAAAAATAAATAATACCACCCCTGGGCCAACTAAATTACAGCAGTTATTAGCGAAATTCAGTTTTAATAAAATTGAAAATGTTGCAATGGAAGTGTCGTCACATGCCTTAAGTCAGAACCGTGTTGATGCCAATATGGTTGATATTGCAGTGTTCACTAATTTAAGTCGAGATCATCTTGATTACCACGGTGACATGGGCACTTATGCCGATGTAAAAAAACGATTGTTTCTAGGCTCAGCAGAGCAGGTGTTGGTATTGAATGTTGATGACCAATACTGTCAGTCATGGCTTGGCGAGTTACCGGATGAAAATCGACAGGTAATGTATAGCGTTAATGAAGCAAATAAGCACTTATTAGAAAATAATGAGTTTTTATTAGCTACTAACATTGTTTGTCATAACCAAGGCGTCAGCTTTAAATTAACGTCTAGCTGGGGCAACTGTGAAATAAACAGTGCGCTATTAGGCGAGTTTAATGTTGCCAATTTATTAGCGGCAATGGCGGTATTGTTAGTAAAAGGTATCGAACTTACCGATATTACTAAATGCACCGAGCATCTTGTGCCAGTAACCGGGCGAATGGAAACATACGGGGCAACAGGAAAAGCGACAGCTGTAGTTGATTATGCTCATACGCCTGATGGTTTAGAAAAAGCATTAGAATCGGCTAAAGCACATTGTCAGGGCGAACTTTGGTTGGTTTTTGGCTGTGGTGGTGACAGAGATAAAGGCAAACGGCCAATGATGGGAAGTATTGCCGAGCAATACGCGGATCATATTGTATTGACTAATGATAACCCTAGAAGTGAAGAGCCGTCGCAAATTGCTGCTGATATTAAACAGGGCATCAAAGCCATTAACAAAGTAGACGTTATTATTGATAGACAACAAGCGGTTATTTCTGCATTAAGCCGTGCTAAAGAAAACGACATGGTTCTATGTGCAGGTAAAGGCCATGAAGACTATTTAATTATTGGCGATGAAACTATTGCATACCATGAACGGGAAGTTGTACGCCAATTCTACCAAGGAAGGGCAAAATCATGA
- the mraZ gene encoding division/cell wall cluster transcriptional repressor MraZ, with translation MFRGASNITLDSKNRITIPTKYRETLYADFDGKMICTLHTENRCLLLYPLPEWEELELKLSRLSDMNKSERAIKRILLGNATECELDKNGRLLLNGVLRQHANLDKNVMLVGLFNKFEIWNEADWQTEMQTGIDDIQSGALELTERLQDFSL, from the coding sequence ATGTTTAGAGGCGCAAGCAACATAACCTTAGACAGCAAGAATCGTATCACGATACCAACCAAGTATCGTGAGACTTTGTATGCTGATTTCGACGGTAAAATGATCTGCACTCTGCATACAGAAAATCGTTGCTTACTACTTTACCCTTTGCCCGAATGGGAAGAATTAGAGCTGAAATTAAGCCGTTTATCAGACATGAATAAAAGTGAACGAGCCATTAAACGAATTTTACTTGGTAACGCTACCGAATGTGAGCTCGACAAAAATGGTCGTTTATTGTTAAACGGCGTACTTCGTCAACATGCCAATTTAGACAAGAATGTAATGTTGGTTGGTTTATTTAATAAGTTTGAAATTTGGAATGAAGCTGATTGGCAAACAGAAATGCAAACTGGCATTGATGATATTCAATCTGGTGCATTGGAATTAACTGAACGATTACAAGATTTTTCATTATAA
- the ftsL gene encoding cell division protein FtsL: MALGKFVLTQEIWQDIRRFGGTYSLVLLVLLSAFSVIYLTHLNRQTTIAVERLYTERDELDIEWRNLQLEQNSLAEHSEIEYKADKMLHMHRPKPTNEIIIKIP, encoded by the coding sequence ATGGCGTTGGGTAAATTTGTTTTAACCCAAGAAATTTGGCAAGACATACGTCGATTTGGCGGTACCTATAGCTTAGTGTTGTTGGTGCTGCTTTCTGCGTTTTCGGTGATCTATTTAACTCATTTAAATAGGCAAACAACGATTGCAGTAGAACGACTTTATACCGAAAGAGATGAGTTAGATATTGAATGGCGTAACCTGCAATTAGAGCAAAACTCTTTAGCAGAACATAGTGAAATTGAATACAAGGCCGACAAAATGCTGCATATGCATCGGCCGAAACCAACAAATGAAATAATAATAAAGATACCATGA